Proteins from a genomic interval of Oncorhynchus clarkii lewisi isolate Uvic-CL-2024 chromosome 15, UVic_Ocla_1.0, whole genome shotgun sequence:
- the LOC139366698 gene encoding protein CIP2A, with product MDVTTCLKSLLLAIHQYRDNRTAHNAAQLQKQVEELSGMQCVRLLSSGQVLPSECVCGLVELAGDPNTSPALTGTIISLLAQLVCDDESRDVLQSSYNLTSTLASIIHCHSSTPREPLVLQCLKVLQRLTYNGRIFHCANYIHELIDFLMSNIQSHNDDITMPCLGLMANLVRYNLSVQTHIKALSNVKVFYRTLINFLAHNSLTVVVFALSILASLTLNEDVGEKLFHSKNIHQTFQLIFNIIVNGDGTLTRKYSVDLLVDLLKNPKMADYLTRYEHFSVCVSQVLGLLHVKDPDSAAKVLELLLALCGVSGLRSLLCEVVFRPAAPRLRAASRRQGVGLDAGQKTEPGLALIQWLSSPAEGEELCCLQALQLLTELLEEALGSQVVSVCVLGFVELLVPVVLDLLQGLDPAAPDSQLRTHCIRTTHTTSLLLMLCSEDSVCRVVSRQMSSQLCLSQVELLLSCCHNNDPLTCPLTGHDSSLSQVCGEAVLKAVELMSKLRQQVKDMETSFYRILQDQRMVTPLSLALTSSHREHVQTGLRLLLEATPLPDFPSLVLGESIAANNAYRQREAELSVKRVAVQQDVPAPMGKSLSGPSPSSPSHSIHSLIEKLQNGMELQDQMKDVRVSEIMDVYEQKISSLASKEGRLQDLLEAKALALSQADRLITQYRCQRAQAEAEARKLASMLKEAEQRREALQVELGSQVLEAERAKGDIKELLQHNARLQADSQEHQSLKGSYNQLLNRFNESERLLKELQAAHISLIKQMDTLRKTQDTLRLQHDKALCELKERQEQMKSFQSELQQRDCDITGLRGELRGQEERGRAKEKEREELEETVDILRKELNKTELARKDASIRASSLELQKAQVEAKLQKKEDELNKHSSMIAMIHSLSSGKQKSDVNLSL from the exons ATGGACGTAACGACGTGTCTGAAGTCTCTCCTGCTGGCCATCCACCAGTACAGAGACAACAGGACGGCCCATAACGCTGCCCAGCTGCAGAAACAAGTGGAG gaGCTGTCAGGAATGCAGTGTGTTCGTCTGCTGTCGTCGGGCCAGGTCCTGCCCAGTGAGTGTGTCTGTGGACTTGTGGAGTTGGCAGGAGACCCTAACACTAGCCCCGCACTCACCGGAACCATAATCTCTCTACTGGCCCaactag TCTGTGATGATGAGAGCAGAGATGTTCTCCAGAGCAGTTATAACCTGACCAGCACTCTGGCCTCCATCATCCACTGCCACAGCTCCACCCCCAGGGAGCCGCTGGTACTACAA TGTTTAAAGGTGCTACAGAGACTCACCTATAACGGACGGATATTCCACTGTGCCAACTACATCCATGAGCTCATAGACTTTCTGATGAGCAACAT ccaGTCGCACAATGATGACATCACCATGCCGTGCCTGGGTTTGATGGCTAACCTGGTTCGCTACAACCTGTCagtccagactcacattaaagcTCTG AGCAATGTGAAGGTGTTCTACCGAACCCTGATTAACTTCCTGGCCCACAACAGTTTGACGGTGGTGGTGTTCGCTCTCTCCATACTGGCCAGCCTCACTCTCAATGAAGATGTGGGGGAGAAG ctgtTCCATTCTAAGAACATCCACCAGACATTCCAGCTGATCTTTAACATCATCGTCAACGGCGACGGAACCCTAACCAGGAAGTACTCTGTAGACCTACTGGTGGACCTGCTAAAGAACCCCAAGATGGCTGACTACCTgactag gtATGAACACTTCTCAGTGTGCGTGTCCCAGGTGTTGGGTCTGCTACATGTTAAAGACCCGGACTCTGCTGCCAAGGTGTTGGAGCTGCTCCTGGCTCTGTGTGGTGTGTCAGGCCTGAGGTCTCTGCTGTGTGAGGTCGTGTTCCGTCCCGCCGCCCCACGGCTCCGAGCTGCCAGCCGCAGACAGGGGGTGGGCCTAGACGCAGGGCAGAAAACCGAGCCGGGCTTAGCTCTCATCCAATGGCTGAGCTCTCCGGCTGAGGGGGAGGAGTTATGCTGTCTACAGGCCCTGCAGCTGCTGACTGAACTACTGGAA GAGGCGTTGGGTTCACAGgtcgtgtctgtgtgcgtgttggGCTTCGTTGAGTTGTTGGTTCCAGTGGTGTTGGATCTACTGCAGGGACTGGACCCAGCCGCACCAGACAGCCAGCTCAGAACACACTGCATACGCACAACACACACCACCAGCCTGCTGCTAA TGCTGTGTAGTGAGGACTCGGTGTGTAGGGTGGTGTCTCGTCAGATGAGCtcccagctctgtctctctcaggtggAACTACTGCTCTCCTGTTGCCATAACAATGACCCGCTCACCTGCCCCCTCACCGGCCACGACAGTAGCCTCAG TCAGGTGTGTGGTGAGGCTGTGTTGAAGGCTGTGGAGTTGATGAGTAAACTGAGACAGCAGGTGAAGGACATGGAGACCAGCTTCTACAGaatactacag GACCAGAGGATGGTCACGCCCCTCTCTCTGGCGCTGACGTCCAGTCACAGAGAGCATGTTCAGACCGGGCTTCGTCTACTGTTGGAGGCCACGCCTCTCCCAGACTTCCCTTCGCTGGT TCTAGGGGAGAGCATCGCTGCCAACAATGCATATCGCCAGAGGGAGGCTGAGCTGTCTGTCAAACGGGTTGCTGTGCAACAGGATGTCCCAGCCCCCATGGGGAAAAGCCTATCAGGGCCTTCTCCCTCCAGCCCCTCCCACAGCATTCACAGCCTCATAGAGAAACTACAGAATGGCATGGAG TTGCAGGATCAGATGAAGGATGTGCGTGTGTCAGAGATCATGGATGTTTATGAACAGAAGATCTCCTCTCTGGCG tctaagGAGGGGAGGTTACAGGATCTGTTAGAGGCCAAAGCTCTGGCTCTCTCTCAGGCCGACCGCCTCATCACTCAGTACCGCTGTCAACGAGCTCAGGCAGAGGccgag GCACGTAAGCTAGCATCTATGCTGAAGGaggcagaacagaggagagaggcgCTGCAG GTGGAGTTGGGCAGCCAGGTGCTGGAGGCAGAGAGGGCGAAGGGAGACATCAAGGAGTTGTTGCAACACAATGCTAGACTGCAGGCTGACTCTCAGGAACACCAGTCTCTCAAAGGATCCTATAACCAGCTGCTTAACAg GTTTAATGAGAGTGAGCGTCTGTTGAAGGAGCTGCAGGCGGctcatatctccctcattaaACAGATGGACACACTGAGGAAGACCCAGGACACACTACGACTACAGCACGACAA GGCATTGTGTGAGCTGAAAGAGAGGCAGGAGCAAATGAAATCCTTTCAATCAGAGCTTCAGCAGAGAGACTGTGACATCACAG GTCTGCGTGGTGAGTTGCGGggtcaggaggagagggggagagcaaaagagaaagagagggaagaactAGAGGAAACAGTGGATATTCTGAGGAAGGAACTCAACAAGACTGAGCTGGCCAGAAAAGACGCCAGCATCAGG gcgtCCTCTCTGGAGCTGCAGAAAGCCCAGGTGGAGGCCAAACTGCAGAAGAAAGAGGACGAGCTGAACAAACACTCTTCTATGATCGCCATGATACACAGCCTCAGCTCTGGCAAACAGAAGAGTGACGTCAACCTGTCCCtctga